The genomic segment AATCGTTGTGAATGCTTTTACTTTTGTATCAGTTGCTTCCCTCAGTTTAAGACCTGATTTCGCAATTACATACTTATAGGTTTTAGTATCCGAGTTAGTCGTTTGTGTATCTGGTTTAGATTCACTGCTTATAGTATTTGTTTGTGTTTCTGAATTTGTTTCTTTCTTACATGTAATGACTGAAATTGCAATGAGGATTCCCATTAAGATTGTGATTGTTTTTCTTTTGTCGTAAATTGCATTCTCGTTTCTCCTTTCATCTTAGCTATATACCAATTCCCAAAAGTAAATTCCGATTTAATTTTGAATACTCTTTTTGGGAATACCCTTTTATGAAAAATAGCGGAATTTATTTATATACAGACTTAAATTTGATTATTCAATAACATTTGTTGATTTTTTTATACCAAAAGGAAGAATTTTAAGGAATAAAATCATTGTAATTCTGGCAAAGTGGCAATTTTAAATATTCTACTTTACTGAGAAAATCTACCGAACCATTAGAATGGCATGAGGCTTTAAGTAAAGACGGTGATTTAATTTCAAGTATATATTCATTAGGAACTGGTAAGAATTGTAAGTCAACGCCAGCAATGGGAGAACCTAATAATTTCTTCACCGTGATTTCATTCGGATTTTTTAAACAATTCATTTTCCTTTTGAACTCTCTTCGACAATTTTTCTGGTATGCATATCTTAATACTTGTCCCGTTTCTCCTAATACACAAATTATAATCCCTTCTCGGATATATAAAGTCGATGACATATCTGATCGACACGAAGTATCCTTTGGAGTTGTTTCTAAATATTCTCCAATTAAGTAATCTGGAAGTTTTACTAGATTGGAGAAGTCACTCAAAAAATTCTCCGTAGGCAAATCCTTCTATTCCATCGTAACTGATTTGAAACCAAAGATTTGATTTTCCTTTGGTCACTTCTTCTCCTTCTTGTTCGCCGATTACTTCGACTTGCGTGTTAAATGGAATCGTTGTAAGGACTTTACTTTTTGTATCAGTTGCTTCTCTTAGTTTAAGACCTGATTTCGCAATTACGTACTTATAGGTTTTATTATCCGAGTTAGTCGTTTGTGTATCTGGTTTAGATTCACTGCTTATAGTATTTGTTTGTGTTTCTGAATTTGTTTCTTTCTTACATGTAATGACTGAAATTGCAATGAGAATTCCCATTAAGATTCTGATTATTTTTTCTTTTTGTTGTCATATGTCCTTCTTTGTCTAGTTTTAAGATTTTAAGAATTTGATTCATAATTGTCATTCAGAAAGACAATTAAAATGCCTTCAATTAATTTTGTTTCGCAGTTTTTCACCTAACGTTATGCGTAGCCGACGTGCGGCGGCAAGGGGAGGGCATGTCTCCGAGACTACCTACACGATGCATATTACGTGACACATCAGTTCGTGGCGCGTAATATGCGTTATCCTTCATAGAACAAAAGAGTCTGACAAGTCCAGTATAGCAGTCTCCAGAGCAAGAGAGTGAACAGAATCCAAAACATCGTTCACTCTCGCAGTGGCTCACGCTAAGTTATGCGGATTAACTCGCACTACTTCGATAAAGTTAGACAATAAAGAAAAAACTAATACGACAGACTCTTTTAGTCAAGCTAATTCGGGCGCTTACTATTGGTAAACTTTGTACAATAAACTGCAAGTAAAAAAAGACTTTTGAAAATGAATATTCCAATTTTTTTATTACGAAAGAACGTGTAAGGCTAATACAACTTATCCATCAAGAACGGTGAACAGTCATACAAATACAAATTGTTTCTTTCTAAAGTAAAAAGTCCAAAAGAATAAATCAAAAGAACGGCAAATCCATTTTACTTCGAGAAAAAGTCTGTCAAATAAAACAAATTTTTTTAGGAGCGAGAATCAGTTTTACTAAATCAGTAAATTTAAGCTAACTTACGGTTTAGCTTTTTTAGTCCGATATATTTCAAGAACTTCTAAGCGTATTTCAAACCGAAAGAGCATAAAAGTCCTTTACCACATGAAAACCGTTTTTCTAAAGTAATAATCGAAAAGCCTTGTATTAACCTACCGAATTGACTTCTAAAGAAAATTTCTATCTTCCAGTCTTTTACAACCATTTTTAAATTCTTAATACCAAACTAAAACGAAATCCCCGCCACAAAATTTCATTCTTTTCTTAAAAAATACCACCAAAATAAAAATTCGCGAGTTATTTCGCATAACGTTAAGAGTATCCGACGTGACTTTGAAACTCGAAAGTGCGGTAGCACCTTTTGAGTTTCAAAGTCATGTCTCAAGCCGACCAACTACTAGCAAGTCCCGTGACTGAGTGTAGGGCGCAAAACTTGCATTATTCTCTTGCAAGTTTTGTGACCGGAACGAAGGCACTGGACTTGCATAAGTTCAACAAAAATACTACAAAGTTTGACTAACACGACTATGCCGGCTTGGAGCAAGGTGACGGACAGCATCCGATATAGTCCGTTACCGCAGTGGATACTCGCAGTTGAACAAAACCGCGTTGCGGTAGTTGTCGAGATAAATATAATGCAACCACGATACGGAAGAATGTAAAGAAAATTAATTTAGGATTATGTACCTTATCAAAATATATTTCTGGTACTTATAATCAAAAATAAGATACATGGCTCAAATACAATTTGGAGGAATTCCATGAGCCTGCTGAGAGAGAAAATGATTCGAGAATTAAAGCTCAAGACCATGAGCGAAAAACGATAAAGAGTTACGTTTCGTATGTAAATTATCTGGCAAAGTATTACAAAAAATCTCCAGATAAAATAAATCGAGAAGAAGTAAAGAATTATCTTTACCATTTAAGAGTTAATAAACAATTATCCGCTAATACATTGAATGTTGTCCATAGTGCGATACGATTTTTTTACATCTATGTGATTAATGCAGAATGGGTTGTGAAAGATATTGCTAAATACAAACGTCCCAAGAGTAAACCGGTTGTGTTAAGTAAATCAGAAGTGGAGGCTATTTTGAATTTAACCTGGAATATAAAGCACAAGACTATACTCACTCTCATCTATTCAGCAGGACTTCGAGTCAGTGAAGCAGCTAAGTTAAAGGTCAATCAAATAGACCCAGACAGAATGCAGATATTTGTCAAAGATGGAAAAGGTGGAACAGATCGTTATGCGCTATTGTCTCCCACTACTTTGAAATTGTTACGAGATTACATACAAGAATATAAGCCTGTCGATTACCTATTTTACGCAAGAGATAAAAACAAGATGAAATGCTTTTCTGTTCGTTCAATACAGCGTGCATTTAAGGATGCTCTTTTTAAAGCGGGGATAACAAAGAATGCCTCTGTCCATACTCTAAGACACTCTTTTGCAACACATCTTCTTGAAGCAGGGGTTAATATGCATCATATTCAACTTCTACTCGGACATTTTTCTCCTCAGGCTACATATATTTATTTACATGTCAGACGATACGATTTAATGAATATTAAGAGTCCCTTAGATACATACGATTACAATATTTTAACCAATCCTTTACAGACGGGAGGTCTGGCAAATGGAAACATCACAACAAGAGGAGATGTTGGTCAGAAAGAGGATACTGGAAGTAGCTGAAGTTTTTCGGGAAAATGAAAAAGAATTTTTTTCTATCTATGGTAATTCCTTAACTCGAAACGAGGTAAAAGCGTATTATGCGATCAGGAATTGCAGAACAGAGACGCTCGGTGGTCACGTAGATAAATGTAGTCACTGTGGATTCGAAAAGAATTCCTACAATTCCTGTCGAAATCGGCATTGTCCCAAATGTCAGTTTTGAGAAAAGAGAAATGGTTAGTTAAAGAGAATAAGAATATTTTACCTGTGAAATATTTTCATGTCGTATTTACTCTTCCCAGTGAATTAAACTCACTCATATTAAATAACAAAAAAATATTCTATTCTCTTTTATTTAAAACTGTCTCGGATACGTTAAGAAAGGTAAGTAAGAATAAAAAGTATCTAAATTGTATTCCTGGTTTTTTATCTATTCTACATACTTGGGGACAGACTTTATCTTATCATCCACATATTCATGTTCTAATCACAGGAGGTGGAATTTCTGCGGATAAAGGCAAATGGATCGATTCAAGAGATAAATTCTTTCTGCCGATTCCCGTTCTATCAAAACTATTTCAGAGATTATTTTTATTTCATTTAAAAAAATACTATCATGGAAGTTATCTTACTATTCCCAAAAGTTGTGAAGAATTAAATGATCCATCACACTTTCAAAGATTTTTAACAAACCTCTATTCTAAAAAATGGATCGTATATACAAAACAACCTTTTGAAAATCCCGACTCCGTAATTAAATACCTCGGACGTTATA from the Leptospiraceae bacterium genome contains:
- a CDS encoding SH3 domain-containing protein, with the protein product MGILIAISVITCKKETNSETQTNTISSESKPDTQTTNSDNKTYKYVIAKSGLKLREATDTKSKVLTTIPFNTQVEVIGEQEGEEVTKGKSNLWFQISYDGIEGFAYGEFFE
- a CDS encoding tyrosine-type recombinase/integrase, with amino-acid sequence MEEFHEPAERENDSRIKAQDHERKTIKSYVSYVNYLAKYYKKSPDKINREEVKNYLYHLRVNKQLSANTLNVVHSAIRFFYIYVINAEWVVKDIAKYKRPKSKPVVLSKSEVEAILNLTWNIKHKTILTLIYSAGLRVSEAAKLKVNQIDPDRMQIFVKDGKGGTDRYALLSPTTLKLLRDYIQEYKPVDYLFYARDKNKMKCFSVRSIQRAFKDALFKAGITKNASVHTLRHSFATHLLEAGVNMHHIQLLLGHFSPQATYIYLHVRRYDLMNIKSPLDTYDYNILTNPLQTGGLANGNITTRGDVGQKEDTGSS
- a CDS encoding transposase zinc-binding domain-containing protein; protein product: METSQQEEMLVRKRILEVAEVFRENEKEFFSIYGNSLTRNEVKAYYAIRNCRTETLGGHVDKCSHCGFEKNSYNSCRNRHCPKCQF
- a CDS encoding transposase; translated protein: MSVLRKEKWLVKENKNILPVKYFHVVFTLPSELNSLILNNKKIFYSLLFKTVSDTLRKVSKNKKYLNCIPGFLSILHTWGQTLSYHPHIHVLITGGGISADKGKWIDSRDKFFLPIPVLSKLFQRLFLFHLKKYYHGSYLTIPKSCEELNDPSHFQRFLTNLYSKKWIVYTKQPFENPDSVIKYLGRYTHRIAISNQRILEITNNTVTFRYKDYADNDKLKTMTLAGVEFIRRFLMHILPLGFVKIRHYGIIANRSRKDSLELCKSLLKKLNRSLNQKSTPEEWKDILASMIKKILLCSVCKIGSFVSISLIQKQVRPP